AATTCGAGCAGGAACCATGGCACCGTCATGACCGCCATGTACGGGATCGCTCCCAACCCCTGCTTGATCTCCATACTCATCTGGTTTTTCAGGTAGCGCGGGTGGTTGAATACGGACTTGTCGAAAACGAACACATAAGAGAATGACGCCACGATCAGGTACAGCAGCCAGCCAAACACTGTCGTCACCAAAAACAGAGACAAGCTCTGCCGCAACAGGCTGTATCGCGGCAGCACCGACCCGAAAGCATGCGGGCTAACCTCGAACATAAACGGTGCATACCCATATACCTCCAGCGGCCTCTCAAGCGACCTCCCGAACACGCGCGTCGCATTTACCATCTGCTCCTTAATCATCGCCTGCTGCCAAGTCCCGCCCATCTTCGGCGACAGCGATGCTGGCAGCAGTGTGGCATACACATAGTCGAAGAAGTACGAGTCGCAAAACTCGAGCACTAAATCCATGGTCGGAGAACGCTATAGACTAGGAGAAACAATTTTAGCTCTAGGTTGCCTGCCTTCTAGCGTGATAACAGATCCTGCTACAGCTACTAAAGCCCATCTGCCGCTCTCCTCTGGCTTTTTGCACTTTTATATGGTCCATCCCGGCACTGACCTAACGTACGCGGCTCTATACGACGCTAAAAAATCAAGTTACGAATGCACTATACGAATGCGTAGAGCAAGGAACGAATCCCTTTTGGAACGACGATATCACGTGAACGAAGCCGCAACGTTCGGGTGCCGGGCGCCTAGTTAGGATGAGAGGCTTGGTTGCAGTGCAGTCACAGACAAGGCTGGCGGTTACGTATTTACTCGGAGGCCATCTTGCCCTCGTCACGGGCGAGCCATGCTAGTGCCAGCGGATGCAGGCTGCGTACGTGCCCGATACGGACACGTCCGGCGGCTTCGACGACGTCGGTGCGGTCTGCGGCAAAACTGACATCGCGGGCGACATCGAGGTCGGCCAACACACGGCCGTGGGCGATGTGGACAACGCGGTCCGGCCAATCAGCCAAACCGTCGAAAATATGGGTAGCGTAAATAATGCTGCACTCGCGGCGCTCGGTCTCCAGGCGGAGAAAGTGCAGCAGCTTGGTGCGGGCGACCACGTCGAGGTCGACAGTAACCTcgtcgagcagcagcagcttgAAGGGCTTGAGCAGGCCCATGCAAAGCTGGACGCGGCGCTTCTGGCCGTCGCTGAGGCGGTGCATGCGCCAGCGGAGGTCGACGTCGAGGATACGCAACAGCTCTGTGCCGCGCTCGCGGAAGTGCTGCAGGCCGATGCTGTCAAGCAGTTCCTGCACGCCGATGTCGCGGTGCACTATGGCCATGTGGCACCACTCGGTACCAAGGTATGCAGTGACCATGACATCCGCGGGATCGGCCGTGTTAGCGGGAGCAAACGGGTCGCGGCCGTCGACGCGGATATTACCGCTGCGGCACAGATGCTTGCCACTGAGCAACTTGAGCAGCGTGGATTTGCCGGCGCCGTTGGAGCCGCAGAGCAGCATGCGCTTGCGCCACGGCAACACCAGGTTCACGTCTGTGAGCGACTCCTCCTCGGCGTGTGGGAACttgtagctgaggcctgTAACCTCCACTGCTTGGCTGGTGTCCATTCTACACGTGCGGGCGGCTTGTGGGCGTTTCGCTTGCTGTCTGGCTCTGGAGTGCGAGACGTCCCACCGCACCGTTTTTTACGGAAGGCGCACAGCGCCGCAGCGCAACCCTATGGCAACGGGTGTGGCCCGTAGCGGGCCGCGCGAGTCTTAAGAGTGCCAGTAGCCGCTGTCTTACGTGCGGATACACGCTCGGTGTGTTCTTGAACTTCGACTTTTAGCCTAACGGCGGCCCCATAGCACGCGGGCTCGGTTTTTCACCGCTTAAACTGCCATATCGCACGTAGCTACGGCAGTACATAGGGCGCGAAGGATAGGCAGGCTTGTAACTGCAGACTGGCATGGACGAGGTAGACGACATCTTGAACCAAAATCAAGTTGAAGAGGAAGAGGACGATGAGGACGACCTAGATGAGGAAATTGCCGACGTCGCGGACCCCGCCAATGGTAATGATGAGGAAGGCCAGGATGATGACGAGGAGCAGGAACACAATAtggacgaggacgaggacgaggacgatgatgcggaagaggaggacatggaggacgaggacgaggacatggaggatgaggacgaggacgaggacgaggacgaggacggcGACAACGCAGATCTCAATGGCAACTCGTACAGCAAGGTGGGGAGCAGCAAGACCACACCAGAGGTGGAAACCAGCCGAACATCTGCGTACGACAAAATCCACATGTACTACTcggagctggcgcgcaACGCTGTGCTGGCGTCCGACTACTCCATAACGCCAACCGCTGCGATTCCAATACAGACACACGTCCACTCCATCACGATGTCTAAGGGTCTGAAGTACCTTTTCCTGGGGGGTCAGGATGGCTACATTCGCAAGTTTGACTTCCTGAATACGATTGAAGGCAAATTGTCGCTGACGATCCTACAGAAGCATTCGCTCGTGGAGTCCATCTCTAATGCGGGCATTATGCTATCATATTGGGAGAATGAGGTACCGCAGGCGCAGAAGGACATGAAACTGACGAAGAACGGTAAGGAGTATGAACCGAAGGTCTCACCTGTACACTCGCTTGAGGTTCATTCTGAGTGCTTATACATATTGGCGGGCCAGGAGGGCGGTGGTATCACGCTGCAGGGCGTGCGTTACATGGAAGGCCAGATAGGCCATTACTTCAAGAAACACACAAGTACGGTAAACCAGCTACTACTGAACGATGATGAGACACGATTTGTTAGCGGCTCCTGGGATAAGCAGATCTTGGACTGGGACCTGCACACTGGACATTGCATCACAGAGTTCAAGGGAGTGCCTGCACAAATTTCAACATTATCTTTCAGGCCTCGGTATAGTACTGTTGAACTGTCTTCCCTAGTAAGCACTGACGAGGAAAGCAAGTTGAAAGCTGACAGTTCGAGGGCAGATGACGATATGGATTCTTTATTCGGGGAGGATGACGAGGAACAGCCCCCAAAATCCCGGGAAAAAGCACTATCTAGAGATGCCTCCTTTGCTAAAGAAGCGGACATAAAGACAAGCATGTCCGATGCACGGGATGTCCTGAGTAAATATTCTCTGCGGACAAGGATGGATGAAAACGCGCTGCTGTCCTCGTGCATAAGCGGTACAATTCAACTTTGGGACAGGCGCGCAGGATCAGGCCCTCAACTCACTCTACCCCGAGATAAAGCGACGCCTCCGTGGTGTATGTCAGCATGTTGGTCTCACGACGGTGACCGGATTTACGCTGGTAGAAGAAATGCTACAGTTGACGAGTACGACCTTCGCTACACACTGCGTGCGTCGAAGACTTTGAAATTGCCCAAAATTTCGGGCCCTGTCTCAGCCGTACAAGCGCTCCCAAACGGTAAGCATATCCTTTGCGCATCACAGGATAATATCCGAATATATGATGTCACTTCTAGCACATCAACTCCTTTCCTGATCGTTCCTGGCCACCATGGAGGCACTATTTCCAATATGTATGTTGACCCAACCTGCAGGTTCTTAATTAGTACTAGCGGGAATAGAGGCTGGCAAGGAACCTCCACAGATACTACGCTAATATATGATATCGACCTTGAATAAAATCAATAACGCCGTAGCGTTTTGGTCCACAGCATATCATGTGTTGCAACTAGAAGTTGTAGATAAGGCATCGAGCTACTAGACACAAATAGCAATTCCCTACCTACCATAATTTaataatatatatattattATATCGACTCTTCTGACCTCGCAGCCACGAAAGCACGATCCAATTCGTAAACGAAATCTATAATACAACAGGGTGACATACTGTATGAAGATTGGAAATAACAAATACTTCAATTAAGAGTTACTGCTGTTAGTCAGAGAAAGCTCTTATCATTAATATATATTGCACCATAATATAGGTTTCCAACCTGGAGTGAGACATCCTCAACCGCATATTCATACAAAAGCACCGCTGCCTATCTTGCGCTTGATGGCAACAGAGATCTCAGAGGATCCAAAAACCACGTTTTAGTTCCAACTCCTGGCAGCCTGAAACTGAATGGAATCCCAGTGATGGGCGAATCCCCAGAGAGAACTGAAGATAAGACATACCAGATGTTTATAGGCCTCAATTCACGGAAATTGGCACTGTATACTCTTATGAGTAAGGCGAAAATACCGATGTAAATTGGCCATCTCCATAATGACCCGAAGTACACTAAAGAGCGGCAAATGCGTCGAATATTTTTGATCCTGTTTCTTAGTGCGTCGGAAGCCAAAGCCATAGACTTCCGGCGTTCATTTTCGGCAATCTCACGCTCCACTATGTCAAGTAGTTCGGATAGGCTGTAGTTAGCGCCATCGCCTGGATTCTCCTTCAATACGCTATATGGATTGAGCCAGCGGAACTTCCTAACTTCACTAGACGTAGCTGCAAGAGGGTGGTCTTCTAAAAACAGTCTCCCCCGCTCGAGCACGTCCTGCCACTGCTCAGTGGTCTGCTCACGTTGCATTACCTGCTGCATGGCTCCATGTACAAGGTCTGTTATGTTCTCAAATAGGTCTGACTGGGCGTCGCACTCACGCAGCAAGTCTTCTTTATGTTCCACAATTAGTTCCATATATATGACAAGCGGAGCCATCATATTGCCAGATGTTATAACTAAGTCAAAGATCTGGTACAGAGGGGAGAGCTGGTTTTTGCATGGCTTTAAATCATGGCTGAAGATAGTTAGTATCGACGATAATGCAAAAAAGGGACTAACCTGATCTAAGTGTAACTGCCGGAAAAGTTCGACGTCTCTAATCTTTATAAGCTGT
This is a stretch of genomic DNA from Eremothecium gossypii ATCC 10895 chromosome VI, complete sequence. It encodes these proteins:
- the CAF16 gene encoding putative ATP-binding cassette family ATPase CAF16 (Syntenic homolog of Saccharomyces cerevisiae YFL028C (CAF16)); the encoded protein is MDTSQAVEVTGLSYKFPHAEEESLTDVNLVLPWRKRMLLCGSNGAGKSTLLKLLSGKHLCRSGNIRVDGRDPFAPANTADPADVMVTAYLGTEWCHMAIVHRDIGVQELLDSIGLQHFRERGTELLRILDVDLRWRMHRLSDGQKRRVQLCMGLLKPFKLLLLDEVTVDLDVVARTKLLHFLRLETERRECSIIYATHIFDGLADWPDRVVHIAHGRVLADLDVARDVSFAADRTDVVEAAGRVRIGHVRSLHPLALAWLARDEGKMASE
- the SPT8 gene encoding SAGA complex subunit SPT8 (Syntenic homolog of Saccharomyces cerevisiae YLR055C (SPT8)) — encoded protein: MDEVDDILNQNQVEEEEDDEDDLDEEIADVADPANGNDEEGQDDDEEQEHNMDEDEDEDDDAEEEDMEDEDEDMEDEDEDEDEDEDGDNADLNGNSYSKVGSSKTTPEVETSRTSAYDKIHMYYSELARNAVLASDYSITPTAAIPIQTHVHSITMSKGLKYLFLGGQDGYIRKFDFLNTIEGKLSLTILQKHSLVESISNAGIMLSYWENEVPQAQKDMKLTKNGKEYEPKVSPVHSLEVHSECLYILAGQEGGGITLQGVRYMEGQIGHYFKKHTSTVNQLLLNDDETRFVSGSWDKQILDWDLHTGHCITEFKGVPAQISTLSFRPRYSTVELSSLVSTDEESKLKADSSRADDDMDSLFGEDDEEQPPKSREKALSRDASFAKEADIKTSMSDARDVLSKYSLRTRMDENALLSSCISGTIQLWDRRAGSGPQLTLPRDKATPPWCMSACWSHDGDRIYAGRRNATVDEYDLRYTLRASKTLKLPKISGPVSAVQALPNGKHILCASQDNIRIYDVTSSTSTPFLIVPGHHGGTISNMYVDPTCRFLISTSGNRGWQGTSTDTTLIYDIDLE
- the GYP8 gene encoding GTPase-activating protein GYP8 (Syntenic homolog of Saccharomyces cerevisiae YFL027C (GYP8)), which produces MIILGALSGAGRGAIRTITATVGPDSHKEARDHGYGRTMSDSLFSSCDNISLTDSVFDHRSLTYFSNDEQRQLKLQIMQSCGASDQWEGRQKNLQLGVSRNGFVSHSLRRHFWHCILRGRVRVCPRAGVSEHPDEHQMELDVRRSFGFVENEGQKQKLRELLQATLVRFFRKYPSLRYYQGYHDVVSVILMVYYDALESDQFSTLQGSADDLLSSSVASSMSEATVLPDESTQSTVDTMFEVVEMFSLLYLRDFMMDSLDFTIDQLQVIPQLIKIRDVELFRQLHLDQVSPFFALSSILTIFSHDLKPCKNQLSPLYQIFDLVITSGNMMAPLVIYMELIVEHKEDLLRECDAQSDLFENITDLVHGAMQQVMQREQTTEQWQDVLERGRLFLEDHPLAATSSEVRKFRWLNPYSVLKENPGDGANYSLSELLDIVEREIAENERRKSMALASDALRNRIKNIRRICRSLVYFGSLWRWPIYIGIFALLIRVYSANFRELRPINIWYVLSSVLSGDSPITGIPFSFRLPGVGTKTWFLDPLRSLLPSSAR